The window GGATCACGGCCGAGTGTTCTGCTTCCGGCGGGATCCACTTCACCCGCGGAAATCTAGACCACGGCTTCATCGTGGCGAGATCGAGACTTTTTCCGcgcgagagagagagacagcGAGAGGTTCGTGGGCCCGAGAGGTTGGTTCTTGGGCCTGACAGAGAGGTTCTTAGGCTGAGCCGCATTACGCGTGGCTTACAAACTCCCATGCCTTCGCGCCAAACACCATTGTTCTAGCTGCTATTGCCGTTTACCCATCCCAACACATGGGCGCACCGTCATCCCGTCGCCACCGCATGTCAAGTGCCACTGTTGGTTCTTGATCAATCAGCAAAGAAAAATATCTCTCCCTCCATGGACTGTGCCGATACGTCCATGTCTCCCTGTGCTCCCCACCAGGTGCTCTCGGCTTCCCCCGGTTCCCTCCCCAAAACCCGACGTCCTTTGACAGCCTCATCCACACGCTCAAGAACCTTTACCCCGTTCCCTTCTAGCGAGATCCCCTGCTCAGTCATCCTGCCCGTCCGAGCATGAACGGTACCGGCCCATGAGAGAGGATATCCTAATTGCATGCTGCCCTTGCCACTTAGATGTGATGCAACTGCTGGTTCAGAAGATTTCAACCCATGGTGAGATGAACCACCGAGCACCACTGGCTCTGTGATCCGAATACTCTGGTCCCCGGTCCCGGTGCGCGTGAGAATCGAGATATTGCCGAGTCTCGCCGTAGagtgcgcttcttctttttctccgTCAAGGACGAGCGGTATAAGCAGCGCACTGATAGACCCACTCTCGTCGGCCGTAGCACCCGCCACCAAGCGCAGAGAAGTAGAAAACAAGAACCGGCCCGCAATAGACCCACTGCGCGTCTCGACGTCAATCTCATACTCTCTTGGCGGAGGCAGTGCCGAAACGACCTCGGCCTGTCCATCATCGTTGTGAATATGGTACTTGTGGGGATAGGCGTGCACATGTTGTCTCATCTCCATTTCAAACTCCGGGATTGACGCCGCGGCCGGTGCGGCGAAGGAGACAACCACATCCCCGGAATCAGAGCGGATCCGCAATCGAGCGGGTATGTTTGGGGCGCCGCTGTGAGAAGACCCGCCCTGGGGCACGATTGTGACGCTGATGTCTCCCGTTGAGGTGGATAATGATAATGAATCGAAGAGCGGGAAGACTCCGTTTATGGCATCGGGTCCGTGGGAGATGTCTAGGTCTCGAGGGGGCGTGTCGTCAAGGATCGTagctgggggtggtggtgggttgtgATCTGAAATCTGTcgagttttttttttgggttaGTGGACGCCCCGCGTATCGGTCTTGGACTACTCTACTTACCCAGTATGCTAGTTGAGATCGACCTAGTAGACACAGGAGCGCGAATGATATACCCACGAGTAGGACGGTTCTGAGCCCGGCTACCATGTAGGGCTCGTTGCGCCGCGGTGAACTCTGGTCATCTCCGCCTGCGTCCTTGTCGTCGTTATGCGGTAGTTGCTTGCCACGTTCAAAGTCCGACTCTGTATCCTGGGCCTGATTGCCGGTGTTGTCCATTGCTGGCTCTCTCTCGAGCGGTTCTGGCCGAAGCGCAATGGGAGGCATCGTCTGGAGAGCTATGGAGGGCCGTGTACCTAATAATAAGCAGTGGGGGTTCTTCTGGTACTGGTTCCCGTCTTTGCTTTGTCCTGTGTTCAATATAAGGACATGCCGGATAGGCTGTGTCACTGCATGGTAAGAAATGATATATTCAGCCCGTAAATAAAGTAGCGGTGGATATACGGAGCTGTCAAGGAAGATAGCAGACAGCAGTGAGCGCGAAGCTGACGTTAGCGTTTCGGAATGCCACAGTCGACGTCATCCGGCATTCATCCACAACAATTACTAAAGTGCTGGAGGAAAGGTAAAAACATTCGATCAGCACAGTTATATATTCCTAATATGTAGCTAGAAATAACTCGGATTCTCTCACTAATACCCCACGCGTGGTATGCACTCCTCCGACTTTCTCTGCTACCACACACGAACACACAGCTGAACTGTACtgatccaaaaaaaaaagtaccaaaacaaaaccagGGGAATCTCAAGCCTTTGAGAACATGAACGAATGGATATACTGGAGAGAAGGTGCACGAGCATGCAGAAAACTCCGCCCGCTAATgaaaaagatgaagagatgaGGTGCAAGGAACGAAATGCTAAACAAGGTCGAGGCTCAAAGATAGCCGAGTCCGCCGAGAACGCTCTTGCACTCGGGCAATGGTAAAGGGGACACTCCTAGTGCGCGGACTTGACTACCGCCGCGCAGACGCTGCAGGCCAATGGCGATTTTCCAGGCCTCGGCATCAGAGACCACGAAGACGTATCGCTTGCCCTCTTGATCACGGAGACTGGCACGGAGGATATGCAGGCCGCGGAATTCAGATTGCGGAGGGTGAACGGGCCCGCCTTCGCTGATTCCACTGGCCGTGCCGCTGCGGGCGAAGGCCGCGCTGGCAGAACCTGCGCGGCAGTTGTTTTTACACACCTTGAGCAACCCTGCCAGATACGCATCGGATTCCTCGCTCGTGGGGACGGAGTGTGCATTGCCCTTGCGGCCAAAGGAGAAGGGGTTGCTGGACCCGGATTTGGCATTGGCTGGGGTGATCGCATTTGTCTGCGCACACCAGACCTCGGCCAGCTTCAGAGTCCATGCCTTGACATCCCATTCGCGCTGCCCGATTCCACGCAGATCGTCATCGATAAACAGCCCCTCTGTCGTGATGCGCAGCACCAGCCCGTCGGTCACCATGCCCTGGCCAGACACCAGCTGTGCAACTGGGGTCTTCATGAAGGCATTGGTAAATTGATACACGCCTTGGATCACGATCTTGTCGGGGTCCTTAGTCGTATATGGCCCGCGGtgagatggcggcggcgttgTGCGTGCGGTCGACTGGGATGGCGAGTACGATGACTCGGAGTAGACTGAGGAAGCAGCCGCATACGGCCGGCGTGGGCGGTCATATGGCCGGAAGGAGTAtgcatcatcttcttccgtTGCCGTGCGAGCTGTCGGGAAGGGTGGTTTCTTGGGCGAGGGTGTCGCAGGTGCACTACCCGGTTGACTGGACGCCTTTCCATCTTGCGCCTTTTTGTCGGCATATTTCTTGGTTGCCGCCTCCTTCAGAGCTGCAAACCGGGCCATGGCCTCCTTTTGGGCCTGGACTTTTGCTGCAGCTGCTTTTTCGGCCGCCTCcttttccatcttctcacgCGCTTCCTTTtctgccttctccttggcggcggccaTCTCTTTCTCCAACTGCTCGCGACGCTCCTTTAtttccttctccatcgcTTCGCGctctttctgcttctctttctccttggCCTCTGCCTCGCGCTTTTTCTTAAATTCCTCCATCTTTCGCCGCAGCTCCTCTTTGCGCTTCGTCTCATCCCGTGCCCGATCCCATTCGGTGTTATTAGCACCATGCTGGTTGCCCGCATACTGATGATTGTCACGAGTTGATCTCCCACCAAAGTCTCCTCCCTGTTGCTGCTGTCCTGCTCCATTACCAAACTTGCTGTTGAAGAAATTGGCACCAGACCGGTTGTTTTGTGCATTCGGCCCTCCAGCGCCACCAGAATGTCCATTACTGTTGTTGCCATTAAAGCTGTCGGATTGCGATGCGCCAACAGCCCATCCAGCCACGCCGACTCCGAGTGCCAGCAGAaccatgcccatgccgccACCGGTGGTGACAGTACTCGTGTACCAGGCCCTGAAAATAGGTGCAAGGGTGGTCCACAGCAGGACGACGAAAAGTGTGCTTGCCGCGCCAGCAAGGAAGCTGTTGCGGTGGCATTGTAGGGACGGGAGGTAGAGGAAACCGGAACCGGAGGAGTGAGGTGGCACGATGAAGATATCGTAGTTGCCGGGAGGCAGGTCTGATGATTTGCGGTACTCGCCGTCGGTGGTGTTTGGCTTCTCGCCATGAggcggcgggggcggcgGGCCATTCATCGCGGCGCAAAGGATGCGAGGGTATATATAAAGGAATCACAGACGTTCGGATGGGTAGCTTGCTTGATCGAGACTGGTCACCTCTAGTTAGATGGGGGTTTCGCGGGCTTCCAAAGGGTCATGGTCTCCGCGACGTCCGATCGGCACTGAGGCCCTCGGCGCTCAGTGCTAGGGGTGGTTGCGCGTACGTTGGATGCCAGTCGAGAGACCCAGGCAGCCAGTGTCCAGAAAGTTGTCCAAAAGCCGAAACACT of the Penicillium psychrofluorescens genome assembly, chromosome: 1 genome contains:
- a CDS encoding uncharacterized protein (ID:PFLUO_001632-T1.cds;~source:funannotate), with the translated sequence MPPIALRPEPLEREPAMDNTGNQAQDTESDFERGKQLPHNDDKDAGGDDQSSPRRNEPYMVAGLRTVLLVGISFALLCLLGRSQLAYWISDHNPPPPPATILDDTPPRDLDISHGPDAINGVFPLFDSLSLSTSTGDISVTIVPQGGSSHSGAPNIPARLRIRSDSGDVVVSFAAPAAASIPEFEMEMRQHVHAYPHKYHIHNDDGQAEVVSALPPPREYEIDVETRSGSIAGRFLFSTSLRLVAGATADESGSISALLIPLVLDGEKEEAHSTARLGNISILTRTGTGDQSIRITEPVVLGGSSHHGLKSSEPAVASHLSGKGSMQLGYPLSWAGTVHARTGRMTEQGISLEGNGVKVLERVDEAVKGRRVLGREPGEAESTWWGAQGDMDVSAQSMEGEIFFFAD
- a CDS encoding uncharacterized protein (ID:PFLUO_001633-T1.cds;~source:funannotate) is translated as MNGPPPPPPHGEKPNTTDGEYRKSSDLPPGNYDIFIVPPHSSGSGFLYLPSLQCHRNSFLAGAASTLFVVLLWTTLAPIFRAWYTSTVTTGGGMGMVLLALGVGVAGWAVGASQSDSFNGNNSNGHSGGAGGPNAQNNRSGANFFNSKFGNGAGQQQQGGDFGGRSTRDNHQYAGNQHGANNTEWDRARDETKRKEELRRKMEEFKKKREAEAKEKEKQKEREAMEKEIKERREQLEKEMAAAKEKAEKEAREKMEKEAAEKAAAAKVQAQKEAMARFAALKEAATKKYADKKAQDGKASSQPGSAPATPSPKKPPFPTARTATEEDDAYSFRPYDRPRRPYAAASSVYSESSYSPSQSTARTTPPPSHRGPYTTKDPDKIVIQGVYQFTNAFMKTPVAQLVSGQGMVTDGLVLRITTEGLFIDDDLRGIGQREWDVKAWTLKLAEVWCAQTNAITPANAKSGSSNPFSFGRKGNAHSVPTSEESDAYLAGLLKVCKNNCRAGSASAAFARSGTASGISEGGPVHPPQSEFRGLHILRASLRDQEGKRYVFVVSDAEAWKIAIGLQRLRGGSQVRALGVSPLPLPECKSVLGGLGYL